In Passer domesticus isolate bPasDom1 chromosome 12, bPasDom1.hap1, whole genome shotgun sequence, the following proteins share a genomic window:
- the LOC135279637 gene encoding hypoxanthine-guanine phosphoribosyltransferase-like, protein MAHGLQIRDEESGYNKNLFCIPKHYEEDLERVFIPHGLILDRTERLARDIMQDMGSHHIVALCVLKGGYKFFADLLDHIKALNQNGDKSVPVTVDFVRIKKSYCNDSPAKKISFVGEELSTLKGKNVLVVEDIIETGRTMKALLSKIKDKKPRMVKVVSLLVKRTCQSPGYIPDYTGFEIPDKFVVGYALDYNEYFRDLNHICILKENAKEKYSM, encoded by the exons ATGGCTCATGGACTGCAG ATAAGAGATGAGGAAAGCGGCTACAACAAAAACCTGTTTTGCATTCCTAAACATTATGAAGAAGATTTAGAAAGAGTCTTCATTCCTCATGGACTCATCCTGGACAG GACAGAACGTTTGGCTAGAGATATCATGCAAGACATGGGAAGTCATCACATTGTTGCACTCTGTGTCCTTAAAGGAGGCTATAAATTCTTTGCTGATTTGCTGGACCATATAAAAGCATTAAATCAAAATGGTGATAAATCAGTGCCTGTTACCGTGGATTTtgtcagaataaaaaaaagctACTGT AATGATTCACCtgcaaaaaaaatcagttttgttgGAGAGGAACTGTCTACACTAAAGGGGAAG AATGTGTTAGTAGTAGAG GACATTATTGAGACTGGTAGAACAATGAAAGCTctactttcaaaaataaaagacaagAAACCAAGGATGGTAAAAGTTGTAAG CCTGCTTGTTAAAAGGACATGTCAGAGTCCAGGTTACATACCAGACT ATACAGGCTTTGAAATTCCAGATAAATTTGTAGTTGGATATGCTCTTGACTATAATGAATACTTCAGAGACTTAAAT